In Piscinibacter sp. HJYY11, one genomic interval encodes:
- the asd gene encoding archaetidylserine decarboxylase (Phosphatidylserine decarboxylase is synthesized as a single chain precursor. Generation of the pyruvoyl active site from a Ser is coupled to cleavage of a Gly-Ser bond between the larger (beta) and smaller (alpha chains). It is an integral membrane protein.), with translation MSDRFAVLPQYLLPKGPLTSLAGKGASARAGKLTTNFVAWFVRRYKVDMSEAANPDIASYPSFNEFFTRALKPGARPIAQADLICPVDGAISQFGPIERDLIFQAKGHRYTTTALVGGDAGLATQFDHGHFATLYLSPRDYHRIHMPCDGKLTRMIHVPGDLFSVNPTTARGVPGLFARNERVVCVFEGPRGPFVLVLVGATIVGSMATVWHGVVNPPRVTKVREWRYDDKPVFIKQGDEMGRFLLGSTVVMLFPRGDLSFNSAWQPGGAIRLGEVMANYSATR, from the coding sequence GTGTCCGACCGATTCGCCGTTCTGCCCCAGTACCTGTTGCCCAAGGGCCCGCTGACCTCTCTGGCCGGCAAAGGCGCCTCGGCACGGGCCGGCAAGCTGACGACCAACTTCGTGGCCTGGTTCGTGCGCCGGTACAAGGTCGACATGAGCGAAGCGGCCAACCCCGACATCGCCAGCTACCCGAGCTTCAACGAGTTCTTCACCCGTGCGCTCAAGCCGGGGGCGCGGCCGATCGCACAGGCCGACTTGATCTGTCCCGTGGATGGCGCGATCAGCCAGTTCGGCCCGATCGAGCGCGACCTGATCTTCCAGGCCAAGGGCCATCGCTACACCACCACAGCGCTCGTGGGCGGTGACGCGGGCCTGGCGACGCAGTTCGACCACGGCCACTTCGCCACGCTGTACCTCAGCCCGCGCGACTACCACCGCATCCACATGCCCTGCGACGGCAAGCTCACGCGGATGATCCACGTGCCGGGGGATCTGTTCTCGGTCAACCCCACCACGGCGCGCGGCGTGCCGGGGCTCTTTGCACGCAACGAGCGGGTGGTCTGCGTGTTCGAAGGCCCGCGCGGCCCGTTCGTGCTGGTGCTGGTCGGCGCCACCATCGTCGGCAGCATGGCGACCGTGTGGCACGGCGTCGTGAACCCGCCGCGGGTCACCAAGGTGCGCGAGTGGCGCTATGACGACAAGCCGGTGTTCATCAAGCAGGGCGACGAGATGGGGCGCTTCCTGCTCGGCTCCACGGTCGTGATGCTGTTTCCGAGGGGCGACCTGTCCTTCAACAGCGCCTGGCAGCCGGGCGGCGCGATCCGCCTCGGCGAGGTGATGGCGAACTACAGCGCCACGCGGTAG
- the ahpC gene encoding alkyl hydroperoxide reductase subunit C, whose translation MSIINTQVPAFKTQAFLNGKFIDVSDETLKGKWSVLIFMPAAFTFNCPTEVEDAADNYAEFQKLGAEVYIVTTDTHFSHKVWHETSPAVGKAKFPLVGDPTHTLTNAFGVHIPEEGLALRGTFVINPEGVIKTAEIHSNEIARDVKETLRKLKAAQYTAKNPGQVCPAKWNEGAKTITPSLDLVGKI comes from the coding sequence ATGTCCATCATCAACACGCAAGTTCCCGCATTCAAGACCCAGGCTTTCCTCAACGGCAAGTTCATCGACGTCAGCGACGAAACGCTGAAGGGCAAGTGGTCCGTGCTGATCTTCATGCCGGCCGCCTTCACCTTCAACTGCCCGACCGAAGTGGAAGATGCTGCCGACAACTACGCCGAGTTCCAGAAGCTCGGCGCCGAGGTCTACATCGTTACCACCGACACGCACTTCTCGCACAAGGTGTGGCACGAGACCTCGCCGGCCGTCGGCAAGGCCAAGTTCCCGCTGGTGGGCGACCCCACTCACACGCTGACCAACGCTTTTGGCGTGCACATCCCCGAAGAGGGCCTGGCCCTGCGCGGCACCTTCGTGATCAACCCCGAGGGCGTGATCAAGACCGCCGAGATCCACTCGAACGAGATCGCCCGTGACGTCAAGGAAACGCTGCGCAAGCTGAAGGCGGCCCAGTACACAGCCAAGAACCCGGGCCAGGTCTGCCCGGCCAAGTGGAACGAAGGCGCCAAGACGATCACCCCGTCGCTCGACCTGGTCGGCAAGATCTAA
- the ahpF gene encoding alkyl hydroperoxide reductase subunit F, translating to MLDANLTAQLKAYLERVREPFEMVASLDDSQNARDMRELLEEITQLSPQITLRTDGQDARRPSFALNRVGANINLRFAAIPLGHEFTSLVLALLWTGGHPPKAEQDVIEQIKALDGDYTFEVYMSLTCHNCPDVVQALSLMAVLNPKVKVTIVDGGLFQAEVEERQIMAVPAVFLNGEMFASGRMTVEEIVAKLDTKSGEREAAKLDAREPYDVLVVGGGPAGAAAAVYAARKGIRTGVAAERFGGQVNDTLAIENYISVLETDGPKFAMSLEQHVKAYDVDVINLQRAEKLIPAAQPGGLVEVQFASGGSLKSKTVIISTGARWRNVNVPGEQEYKNKGVAYCPHCDGPLFKGKRVSVIGGGNSGVEAAIDLAGVVSHVTLFEFADKLRADAVLVKKLESLPNVVIHTNAQTTEITGDGQKVNGLTYTDRATGESKHVELEGVFVQIGLVPNTEWLKGTVELSRFGEIVVDAKGATSVPGVFAAGDVTTVPFKQIIIAAGDGAKAALGAFDHLMRS from the coding sequence ATGTTGGACGCCAACCTCACAGCCCAGTTGAAGGCCTACCTCGAGCGGGTCCGCGAGCCGTTCGAGATGGTGGCCTCGCTGGACGATTCTCAGAATGCGCGCGACATGCGCGAGCTGCTCGAAGAGATCACGCAGCTCTCGCCGCAGATCACGCTGCGCACCGACGGGCAGGACGCTCGCCGCCCCTCGTTTGCGCTGAACCGCGTCGGCGCGAACATCAACCTGCGCTTCGCCGCGATCCCGCTCGGCCACGAGTTCACCTCGCTCGTGCTGGCCCTGCTGTGGACGGGCGGCCATCCGCCCAAGGCCGAGCAGGACGTGATCGAGCAGATCAAGGCACTCGACGGTGACTACACCTTCGAGGTCTACATGTCGCTGACCTGCCACAACTGCCCGGACGTGGTCCAGGCGCTGAGCCTGATGGCCGTGCTCAACCCGAAGGTGAAGGTCACCATCGTCGACGGCGGCCTCTTCCAGGCCGAAGTGGAAGAGCGCCAGATCATGGCCGTGCCGGCCGTGTTCCTGAACGGCGAGATGTTCGCCTCCGGCCGCATGACGGTCGAGGAGATCGTGGCCAAGCTCGACACGAAGTCGGGTGAGCGCGAGGCCGCCAAGCTCGATGCACGCGAGCCCTACGACGTGCTCGTGGTCGGCGGTGGCCCGGCCGGCGCCGCAGCAGCCGTGTACGCGGCGCGCAAGGGCATCCGCACCGGCGTGGCGGCCGAACGCTTCGGCGGCCAGGTGAACGACACACTGGCGATCGAGAACTACATCTCGGTGCTCGAGACCGACGGCCCGAAGTTCGCCATGTCGCTGGAGCAGCACGTGAAGGCGTACGACGTCGACGTGATCAACCTGCAGCGCGCCGAGAAGCTGATCCCGGCGGCCCAGCCGGGCGGCCTGGTCGAAGTGCAGTTCGCGAGCGGCGGCTCTTTGAAGAGCAAGACGGTGATCATTTCCACCGGCGCCCGCTGGCGCAACGTCAACGTGCCCGGCGAGCAGGAGTACAAGAACAAGGGCGTGGCCTATTGCCCGCACTGCGATGGCCCGCTGTTCAAGGGCAAGCGCGTGTCGGTGATCGGCGGCGGAAACTCGGGCGTCGAGGCCGCGATCGACCTCGCGGGCGTGGTGTCACACGTGACGCTGTTCGAGTTCGCCGACAAGCTTCGCGCCGATGCCGTGCTCGTGAAGAAGCTCGAGAGCCTGCCCAACGTGGTGATCCACACCAACGCGCAGACGACCGAGATCACCGGCGACGGCCAGAAGGTCAACGGACTGACCTACACCGACCGCGCGACCGGCGAGTCGAAGCACGTCGAGCTCGAAGGTGTGTTCGTGCAGATCGGCCTGGTGCCCAACACCGAGTGGCTGAAGGGCACGGTGGAGCTGAGCCGCTTCGGCGAGATCGTGGTCGATGCCAAGGGCGCGACCTCGGTGCCGGGCGTGTTCGCCGCCGGTGACGTGACGACCGTGCCGTTCAAGCAGATCATCATCGCCGCCGGGGATGGTGCG